A single region of the Methanolacinia paynteri genome encodes:
- a CDS encoding type IV pilin N-terminal domain-containing protein yields MKKGIVVEKYGAVSPVVGVMLMLVVTIILAAVVSAFASGVTGDTQVAPQASLRISTGGDIANGEYDISIEHLSGDPIPTKDIEIITWLTLPNGTVVKHVQAADSPYALLSTSSIAGHPSYSRVPHVYDQQKYGYPCKSTENVTLPNTYVIGGINETGDSPAWFGVVTWMPGDIARTYMAYGAAELLGLVPAGEEFPGDASTYDAAVDVLEDCVSSNAQLEVKILHVPSGKYILDETVALQG; encoded by the coding sequence ATGAAGAAAGGAATTGTTGTTGAAAAATATGGTGCTGTTTCTCCGGTTGTGGGAGTAATGCTGATGCTCGTCGTTACTATTATTCTTGCAGCAGTTGTTTCAGCCTTTGCCTCGGGTGTCACCGGCGATACGCAGGTGGCGCCGCAGGCGAGTTTAAGGATCAGTACAGGCGGAGATATAGCCAATGGTGAATATGACATCAGTATAGAGCATCTCAGCGGTGACCCCATCCCCACGAAGGATATTGAGATTATAACGTGGCTTACCCTGCCCAACGGGACGGTTGTAAAGCATGTCCAGGCCGCGGACTCACCTTATGCACTACTAAGCACCAGTTCTATTGCAGGACACCCATCGTATTCACGAGTACCTCACGTATACGACCAGCAGAAGTACGGCTACCCGTGTAAATCGACGGAGAATGTCACTCTTCCCAATACCTATGTAATTGGAGGGATTAACGAAACCGGCGATTCACCTGCATGGTTCGGGGTAGTTACATGGATGCCGGGAGATATCGCGAGGACATACATGGCCTACGGTGCCGCCGAACTCCTCGGGCTTGTCCCGGCGGGAGAAGAATTCCCGGGCGATGCAAGCACATATGATGCTGCCGTGGATGTTTTGGAAGACTGTGTATCCTCAAACGCCCAGCTTGAAGTCAAGATCCTGCACGTCCCGAGCGGTAAGTATATTCTGGACGAAACAGTGGCATTACAGGGGTGA
- a CDS encoding peroxiredoxin → MDLIAVGETAPPFCLPDSWHSEVCIEAFKGRWVVLYFYPKDNTTGCTLEAQTFSAGMNDFRGMNTIVIGISPDSCESHEKFVKKHSLDLILLSDETHVVLEKYGVWQKKKLYGREYFGVERTTYLINPEGVIVEVWPKVKVKGHAEEVKAKVVSLTGNNPE, encoded by the coding sequence ATGGATCTGATAGCTGTAGGAGAGACCGCACCGCCGTTCTGCCTCCCTGATTCCTGGCATTCGGAGGTATGTATCGAAGCATTCAAGGGGAGATGGGTCGTTCTTTACTTTTACCCGAAGGACAACACAACAGGCTGCACGCTTGAGGCACAGACATTTTCAGCCGGGATGAACGATTTCAGGGGGATGAATACGATTGTAATCGGGATCAGCCCTGATTCGTGCGAGAGCCATGAAAAATTCGTTAAGAAACACTCCCTCGATCTCATTCTGCTGTCCGACGAAACTCATGTTGTCCTGGAAAAATACGGTGTCTGGCAGAAGAAGAAACTTTACGGGAGGGAATACTTCGGTGTAGAAAGGACGACCTACCTGATAAATCCCGAGGGTGTAATCGTAGAGGTCTGGCCGAAGGTGAAGGTCAAAGGCCACGCGGAAGAGGTAAAGGCGAAGGTCGTTTCATTGACGGGAAATAATCCGGAATAA
- a CDS encoding metal ABC transporter permease: MLEFIISNNIVCHAVEAMLFASISCSILGVIVTQFNVSSIGFTMAHAAFAGAAIGMFAGINATLAAVVAGVFVAILLGPVAEYSRMSTDSILGVFFGMTMAIAVFFIAYMQYLGKGMSASALLFGDVISLYREEIYALAIISVISIVFVYLFYKEISAIIFDMKIAEAAGICVKPLYFVILFMIALAVSLSLNIVGGLLLFVWLVTPAAAAYQFCNSLKSMFILAPVIAGTVSVAGALIGLAYSVPVAPLTAIMITSVFVISMFISPKRKISYSKGY, translated from the coding sequence GTGCTTGAATTTATCATATCGAACAACATCGTCTGCCACGCGGTAGAGGCGATGCTGTTTGCATCCATTTCGTGCAGCATACTCGGCGTCATCGTTACCCAGTTCAATGTTTCGTCAATAGGATTTACAATGGCCCATGCGGCATTTGCCGGTGCTGCAATCGGGATGTTTGCAGGAATAAATGCAACACTCGCCGCCGTCGTCGCAGGAGTCTTTGTTGCGATCCTTCTCGGACCCGTAGCAGAATACTCGAGAATGTCAACGGATTCGATTCTCGGGGTCTTCTTCGGTATGACGATGGCGATCGCGGTTTTTTTCATCGCGTATATGCAGTATCTCGGAAAGGGAATGAGCGCGAGCGCACTTCTTTTCGGCGATGTCATTTCACTTTACCGCGAGGAGATCTACGCACTTGCGATAATATCCGTAATTTCGATAGTTTTCGTCTATCTCTTCTACAAGGAGATCTCGGCTATCATATTCGATATGAAGATTGCCGAAGCCGCTGGAATTTGTGTCAAGCCGTTGTATTTTGTCATATTGTTCATGATCGCGCTCGCGGTCTCGCTGAGCCTGAATATAGTCGGCGGCCTCCTGCTCTTTGTCTGGCTGGTGACCCCTGCCGCTGCGGCCTACCAGTTCTGCAACAGCCTGAAATCCATGTTTATACTCGCGCCGGTAATTGCCGGAACGGTGAGCGTTGCCGGTGCACTGATAGGTCTGGCCTATTCGGTCCCTGTTGCGCCTCTAACGGCCATTATGATTACATCTGTATTCGTAATTTCGATGTTCATATCACCAAAGAGAAAAATTTCATACAGCAAAGGATATTAA
- a CDS encoding radical SAM protein codes for MSFPVYIEKMNVDSRFYQEKMDNLRTAEAAYSNNSLESSLYPVKINAQITDACNLNCIICPIKRPLKNPHVMDIEVFENIAHAVFPYSILFSPTDIGEPLIYPWFDKICNLLKEYDVLLDLTTNGTLLNRDISEKILSVAADIKISFDGFNNVTFEGIRCGAKKGLVERKLLELSSIRQEIAYPQYPEITVQSTILRRNISEIPDIVNLAYSAGADRVKAYYLISYRSETDDEVLAGEDEEYRSYLSEAHDLAKSYSMQIELAEYSTHIRDLDLKRVNCKNPWYQTWIDYNGDLYPCHSHRGFSCGNIGKGFSSVWNGHYYRQLRRSIINNKSGSICHNCGMQYSQSNDQSFAPYDRKNFFSNNASNPKIDDQIRWSARTRLFDLNRRDNLVLQ; via the coding sequence ATGAGTTTTCCTGTTTATATAGAAAAAATGAATGTTGATTCTCGGTTTTATCAGGAAAAAATGGATAATCTCAGAACTGCTGAAGCGGCATATTCTAACAATTCATTAGAATCATCCCTATATCCCGTAAAAATTAATGCTCAGATAACGGATGCCTGTAATCTTAATTGTATTATCTGTCCAATAAAACGTCCATTAAAGAATCCACATGTAATGGACATTGAAGTTTTTGAAAATATTGCTCATGCAGTATTCCCATATTCGATCTTATTTTCACCAACAGATATTGGAGAACCATTAATTTATCCATGGTTCGATAAAATTTGTAATCTTTTAAAAGAGTATGATGTTTTATTGGATTTAACAACAAACGGGACATTATTGAACCGGGATATCAGCGAAAAAATTCTTTCCGTTGCAGCAGATATCAAGATCTCTTTTGATGGATTTAACAACGTGACTTTTGAAGGTATACGTTGTGGGGCAAAAAAAGGACTTGTAGAAAGAAAATTATTGGAACTTAGCTCCATTCGTCAGGAGATAGCATATCCACAATATCCTGAGATAACAGTACAGTCTACAATCCTCAGGAGGAATATTTCAGAAATCCCGGATATTGTTAATCTGGCTTATAGTGCCGGAGCAGACAGAGTGAAAGCATATTATTTGATCTCTTATCGTTCTGAAACTGATGACGAAGTTCTTGCCGGGGAGGATGAGGAATACAGATCCTATTTATCAGAAGCTCATGATCTTGCAAAATCATACAGTATGCAGATTGAACTGGCAGAATATTCCACTCATATAAGAGATCTTGATTTAAAAAGAGTAAATTGTAAAAATCCATGGTATCAGACATGGATTGATTATAATGGTGATCTCTATCCATGTCATTCGCATAGAGGATTTTCATGCGGAAACATTGGAAAGGGTTTTTCGTCAGTTTGGAATGGACATTATTATCGACAACTCCGGAGATCTATTATAAATAATAAGTCTGGTTCGATATGTCATAATTGTGGAATGCAGTATTCGCAGAGTAACGATCAATCCTTTGCACCCTATGATCGGAAAAATTTCTTTAGTAATAATGCCTCCAATCCAAAAATAGACGATCAAATTAGATGGAGTGCAAGAACACGTCTTTTTGATCTTAATAGGAGAGATAATTTGGTTTTACAATGA
- a CDS encoding metal ABC transporter ATP-binding protein: protein MDVKAAGEPAICLKNIYTAYEGAEYPVIKDVSIEIRHGEFAIIGGPNGAGKTTLLETINGMLKITHGEAKVLDMDVGSCGRDVRKRVGYVIQNFSFDPMTPFSAEEVVLMGRYGLIGPLKKPSGEDLEKASDAMKLLGITDIAKTPIGKLSGGQQQKVLIAQCIAKEPDILLLDEPFSNLDLLTREYVSGVLGDLAKKGCTIVIVSHAFDALPDTGIRIIAMNDGKIALDETCDPGEVEGKIRSVSGGSPRA from the coding sequence ATGGATGTTAAAGCTGCCGGCGAGCCGGCAATCTGCCTGAAAAATATCTATACGGCCTACGAAGGTGCTGAATATCCTGTAATTAAGGATGTCTCGATCGAGATCAGGCACGGAGAGTTTGCAATAATCGGGGGTCCCAACGGTGCGGGAAAGACGACTCTTCTCGAAACGATCAATGGGATGCTGAAGATCACGCATGGCGAAGCGAAGGTGCTCGACATGGATGTCGGTTCCTGCGGCAGGGATGTCCGCAAAAGGGTCGGCTACGTGATCCAGAACTTTTCATTCGATCCCATGACCCCTTTTTCCGCGGAAGAGGTAGTCCTCATGGGAAGATACGGTCTTATCGGCCCCCTGAAAAAACCATCCGGAGAGGACCTCGAAAAGGCTTCGGACGCGATGAAACTTCTCGGGATTACGGATATCGCAAAGACTCCCATCGGAAAGCTCAGCGGCGGCCAGCAGCAGAAGGTCCTGATCGCCCAGTGCATTGCAAAGGAACCCGATATACTTCTTCTCGACGAACCCTTCAGCAATCTCGACCTGTTGACCAGGGAATATGTAAGCGGTGTTCTCGGAGATCTTGCCAAGAAAGGATGTACGATCGTAATCGTATCGCATGCATTCGATGCCCTGCCCGATACCGGTATCCGGATCATTGCGATGAACGACGGAAAGATCGCCCTTGACGAAACTTGTGATCCCGGTGAAGTGGAGGGAAAAATACGCTCCGTGTCCGGAGGTTCGCCCCGTGCTTGA
- a CDS encoding carbamoyltransferase C-terminal domain-containing protein, whose protein sequence is MLTVGLYGIPDDGQKVSPDGNTHDHGISVLKDGKVLSMTQLERYTRRKHDNRLPQYLPELLQKLIPKKENLQIISANSFLGNDLISGDVTFSIRPKTTPKIADILTPSVCIYDGDHIPAWTICHEFAHIASCLPFAGEFKENSLLVHIDGGAYDSASSVWHYESGSPEYLHSSWNDLKDMANNFNSSPLMQAILGLKKEDHLSMPGKLMGYASYGTSSDKIHDWLIDNKWFLSYSGDPESLLKEINLNFNTDFTNFDQHEKLFVDIAATIQSSFEDSVVNYLSLWREETGLENLYYSGGAGLNILTNRRIETECGFRSVFIPPCTSDGGLALGAAAWREYLDNGRLSLHSPYLDTFRAPNNKTPSVSPEKAAKLISEGRTIGICLGGGEVGPRSLCHRSILARPDNIELRRHVSEVIKKREWYRPLAPVILSDVALMVLKEDFSQSFLPKYMLGSFTVKPEYQAAFSGVIHADGTIRAQVVYPGDPQTDFIVSVLKELAGKYSILGMIQTSFNSKGMPLVQTSNEAVEVGERIGLDAVIA, encoded by the coding sequence ATGCTGACTGTTGGCTTATATGGCATACCTGATGATGGTCAAAAGGTATCTCCAGATGGAAATACTCATGATCATGGAATTTCTGTTCTTAAGGACGGTAAAGTCCTCTCAATGACACAACTTGAACGGTATACCAGAAGGAAACATGACAACAGACTGCCACAATATCTGCCTGAACTTCTTCAAAAATTAATTCCCAAAAAAGAGAATCTACAGATAATATCTGCAAATTCTTTTCTTGGCAACGATCTGATATCAGGAGACGTGACTTTTTCGATCCGTCCAAAGACAACACCAAAGATTGCTGATATTCTAACACCTTCCGTTTGTATCTATGATGGCGACCATATACCTGCATGGACTATCTGTCATGAATTTGCACATATTGCCTCATGTCTTCCATTTGCGGGTGAGTTTAAAGAGAACAGTCTTTTAGTTCACATTGATGGGGGTGCTTATGATTCTGCATCGTCGGTTTGGCATTACGAATCAGGTTCTCCGGAATATCTTCATTCAAGCTGGAATGATTTGAAAGATATGGCAAATAACTTTAATTCCAGTCCATTAATGCAGGCCATTCTTGGATTAAAAAAAGAAGATCATCTTTCGATGCCAGGAAAACTGATGGGTTATGCTTCTTACGGAACGTCTTCAGACAAAATCCACGACTGGCTAATTGATAATAAATGGTTTTTATCGTATTCGGGAGATCCAGAGAGTCTTCTAAAGGAAATAAACCTTAATTTCAATACTGACTTTACGAATTTTGATCAGCATGAAAAATTGTTTGTGGATATAGCTGCTACGATTCAGTCTTCTTTTGAAGATTCTGTAGTTAATTATCTTAGTTTATGGAGGGAAGAAACAGGTCTTGAAAATCTTTATTATTCCGGTGGTGCCGGATTGAATATTCTTACAAACCGAAGAATTGAGACTGAGTGTGGATTTAGAAGTGTATTTATTCCACCCTGTACCAGTGATGGGGGTCTTGCACTTGGTGCAGCAGCATGGAGAGAATACCTGGATAATGGAAGACTTTCTCTTCATAGTCCATACCTTGATACGTTCCGTGCTCCTAACAATAAAACTCCGTCGGTATCGCCTGAAAAAGCAGCAAAATTAATTTCAGAAGGAAGGACGATTGGAATTTGTCTTGGAGGAGGGGAGGTTGGCCCTCGGTCTCTTTGCCATCGAAGTATTCTTGCCCGTCCAGACAATATTGAATTGCGTCGGCATGTCAGTGAAGTGATAAAAAAAAGAGAATGGTACAGGCCATTGGCGCCTGTAATTTTATCAGATGTAGCCTTAATGGTTCTTAAGGAAGATTTCTCCCAAAGTTTTCTTCCAAAATATATGTTAGGATCATTTACTGTAAAACCGGAATATCAGGCCGCGTTTTCAGGTGTTATACATGCTGACGGGACTATACGTGCTCAGGTGGTTTACCCGGGTGATCCTCAGACAGATTTCATTGTTTCTGTTCTAAAGGAGTTAGCTGGTAAGTATAGTATTTTGGGTATGATCCAGACTTCATTCAACAGTAAGGGAATGCCACTCGTCCAGACTTCCAATGAAGCTGTAGAGGTTGGAGAAAGAATTGGACTTGACGCGGTGATTGCCTGA
- a CDS encoding type IV pilin N-terminal domain-containing protein translates to MKYIKQLNESAVSPVVGVMMMLVVTIILAAVVSAFASGVAGDTSAAPQASIIATEIVFDGAYDGNGDSSDRYGQGVARPTAVSGKMTDVYVVFEHKGGDSINLNNIEMQLSSMSKSDEKSLVSNSYTPYEGGNSYIGSVGDKSSIAGFSENWATYLETFPDHGTVVNPGDKFVMHTDFVTQLGSTNSICWMNNDAVYQFWVDAGDVLTYDIIDKNSGKVITSGDIQVPLFTISNS, encoded by the coding sequence ATGAAGTACATAAAACAATTAAATGAGAGTGCAGTCTCGCCTGTTGTGGGTGTTATGATGATGCTTGTCGTTACAATCATCCTTGCCGCTGTTGTTTCGGCATTCGCGTCTGGAGTTGCCGGCGATACTTCTGCAGCTCCTCAGGCATCGATCATTGCCACAGAGATAGTGTTTGATGGTGCATATGATGGAAATGGAGATTCAAGTGACCGTTATGGACAGGGTGTAGCCAGGCCGACGGCCGTCAGCGGAAAGATGACTGACGTCTATGTGGTCTTCGAGCACAAGGGCGGCGATTCAATCAACCTGAACAACATCGAGATGCAGCTGAGTTCCATGTCGAAGAGCGACGAGAAGTCTCTCGTGTCGAATTCATATACGCCTTATGAAGGCGGCAACAGCTACATCGGATCCGTCGGTGATAAAAGCAGTATCGCCGGATTTTCAGAAAACTGGGCCACTTATCTTGAGACATTTCCTGATCACGGAACCGTGGTGAATCCCGGCGACAAGTTTGTGATGCATACCGATTTCGTAACACAACTTGGTAGTACAAATTCAATCTGCTGGATGAACAATGACGCAGTCTACCAGTTCTGGGTCGATGCAGGCGACGTTCTGACGTACGATATCATCGATAAGAACTCGGGGAAGGTAATTACTTCCGGAGATATTCAGGTACCATTGTTCACTATTTCAAACAGTTAA
- a CDS encoding class I SAM-dependent methyltransferase encodes MEKAEEHFNNTAQNYENDIEKIVTDHESFFNQAVSLVPDGGIDILELGSGTGYLTEKIIEKNPGASVTCIDMTPEMIDVAMAKKNLEVVEFILGDFREKWPDKKFDLTISTLCFHHLPDIDREYIIGKVRDSLKDNGIFVNGDVFKAGDTLMDEILNDRWEKAMIKNGLSAERASGMINKRKAAAKFIDTPEGYREKLLNAGFERVFCFYSYDIYGVFAAFK; translated from the coding sequence ATGGAGAAAGCGGAAGAGCACTTCAACAATACAGCCCAAAATTACGAAAACGACATAGAAAAAATCGTAACCGACCATGAATCATTTTTTAATCAGGCCGTAAGCCTCGTCCCGGATGGCGGGATAGATATTCTCGAACTTGGCAGCGGAACAGGTTACCTCACCGAAAAGATCATCGAAAAAAATCCCGGCGCATCCGTCACTTGCATCGACATGACGCCCGAGATGATCGATGTTGCGATGGCGAAAAAAAATCTCGAAGTTGTCGAATTTATTTTAGGCGACTTTCGGGAGAAATGGCCGGATAAAAAATTTGACCTGACCATATCTACATTATGCTTCCATCACCTGCCCGACATTGACAGGGAATATATTATCGGAAAGGTCCGTGATTCCTTAAAGGACAACGGAATCTTTGTCAACGGCGACGTCTTCAAAGCCGGTGACACCCTGATGGATGAGATACTGAACGACAGGTGGGAGAAGGCCATGATCAAAAACGGCCTTTCCGCAGAACGGGCATCAGGAATGATCAATAAGAGAAAGGCGGCCGCAAAATTCATCGACACTCCTGAAGGATACAGGGAAAAACTGCTGAATGCGGGGTTCGAAAGAGTGTTCTGCTTCTACTCATACGATATCTACGGGGTATTTGCAGCCTTCAAATAA
- a CDS encoding histidine phosphatase family protein → MKRDEIRISRCETHHLINGKPLYPERFRKVLSFHPPGVAAVVDDSGSYHINTDGKPLSDKRFLETFGYYDDCAGVCDETGMYHIDLNGNPLYKERYQWVGNFQEFCCPVRDCHGLYFHIDCEGNPIYSKKFAYAGDFKYGIAVVYEEGKGATHISNKGDLVHYRWFYECDNYHKGCAAVRDECGWTHIDLKGRPLYSERYAKVEPFYNGRAFCREFSGRQVIRTIKGEIIPVMHLEDQPYRIKRPDYIIPVLKENDWDSGIIFIRHAEREPIFRGESDVGSQMLTESGCLASFNFGKDLASLQKRIDVSLFSSPIIRCLDTAKEVSNGAEWNLEPVQSCILGDPGAYIHDTELTDEIYANSPARNLVLRYLNGEILPGHRTSKEGTNLILEYFDSMLEKDSSLSLCVSHDAVLVMFLSELTGFSFENTWVDFLEGIVILRKGTDYYLYWRGVPYCLESLSC, encoded by the coding sequence ATGAAAAGAGATGAAATTAGAATCAGCCGTTGTGAAACACATCATCTGATCAATGGGAAACCATTGTACCCGGAAAGGTTCAGGAAAGTATTGAGTTTTCACCCTCCTGGAGTCGCGGCAGTTGTTGATGATTCGGGCTCCTATCATATCAATACGGATGGAAAACCTCTCTCTGATAAAAGATTCCTAGAAACTTTTGGATATTATGATGATTGTGCTGGTGTATGTGATGAAACCGGAATGTATCATATAGATTTGAATGGCAACCCCCTTTACAAGGAAAGATATCAATGGGTAGGAAACTTTCAGGAGTTCTGTTGCCCGGTCAGGGATTGTCATGGATTGTATTTTCATATAGATTGTGAAGGTAATCCGATTTATTCAAAAAAATTCGCTTATGCAGGGGATTTTAAGTACGGAATTGCGGTTGTATATGAGGAAGGAAAGGGTGCTACTCATATAAGCAACAAAGGGGATCTCGTTCATTATCGATGGTTCTACGAGTGTGATAATTACCACAAAGGGTGTGCAGCGGTACGTGATGAATGCGGCTGGACACATATAGATCTTAAGGGGAGGCCGTTATACTCTGAGAGATATGCAAAAGTGGAGCCATTTTACAATGGACGTGCATTTTGCAGAGAATTTTCAGGCAGGCAGGTTATCAGGACAATTAAGGGCGAAATTATCCCTGTAATGCACCTTGAGGATCAACCTTACAGGATTAAAAGGCCTGATTATATCATTCCGGTTTTGAAAGAAAATGACTGGGATTCTGGTATAATTTTTATACGGCATGCAGAACGTGAACCGATATTTAGAGGCGAAAGTGATGTAGGAAGTCAGATGCTTACAGAAAGCGGATGTCTTGCATCATTTAATTTTGGGAAAGATCTAGCAAGTTTACAGAAAAGAATTGATGTTTCCCTGTTTAGCAGCCCAATTATAAGATGTCTGGATACTGCAAAAGAAGTTTCCAATGGTGCGGAATGGAACTTGGAACCTGTTCAGTCATGTATTCTTGGAGATCCCGGGGCATATATTCATGATACTGAACTAACGGATGAAATTTATGCAAATTCACCGGCCAGAAATCTTGTTTTGCGCTACCTGAATGGTGAGATATTGCCCGGTCATAGGACTTCAAAGGAAGGAACAAACCTGATTTTGGAATATTTTGATTCAATGCTCGAAAAAGATTCCAGTCTTTCGTTATGTGTAAGTCATGATGCAGTATTAGTTATGTTTCTGAGTGAATTGACAGGTTTTTCATTTGAAAATACCTGGGTTGATTTCCTTGAAGGTATCGTAATTCTCAGAAAAGGTACAGACTATTATCTCTACTGGCGGGGAGTTCCTTATTGTCTGGAGTCTTTGTCATGCTGA
- a CDS encoding metal ABC transporter substrate-binding protein: MKSLGFFFSICAIAVLVLCCPAVCALNVVSTTSVLWDPVTQIGGDRVEAIYVADPAICPHLQGDIINNRIQMNRDFIATADLFVGHNSSVDSQYVIPPLDKFMEANDYGTIDWVFLKDPDMSWNTPDDAVLLADEVKGWLINADPGNESYYQQNYAEYIDSINLADLSDDEAEAIGGQDVIVMIWQKKPAEQWLGLNIVDFYAPDFYMKGEYTAAKLIDKIQADPEKYRNVKYVIENMQSGELAKGVEEALNDLGIDAERVIFTNFPKSLDGVDTIPDVLEYNKGLVMPEGAIEGSVDAEEEKVIGTSTVAKTASTTSAPTQASPLSPVLVISGLLCCLVLFFKK; the protein is encoded by the coding sequence ATGAAAAGTTTAGGTTTTTTCTTTTCGATCTGTGCAATCGCAGTTCTGGTTCTGTGCTGTCCTGCGGTCTGTGCTCTGAATGTTGTCTCTACGACAAGTGTCCTCTGGGACCCTGTAACGCAAATCGGCGGTGATCGCGTCGAAGCAATTTACGTCGCCGATCCGGCGATCTGTCCCCATCTCCAGGGAGACATAATCAACAACAGGATCCAGATGAACAGGGATTTCATCGCGACGGCGGATCTTTTCGTCGGCCATAACAGCAGTGTCGACAGCCAGTACGTGATTCCGCCACTGGACAAGTTCATGGAAGCGAACGATTACGGAACAATCGACTGGGTGTTCCTCAAAGACCCGGACATGTCATGGAACACGCCCGACGATGCAGTTCTGCTGGCAGATGAAGTCAAAGGCTGGCTCATCAATGCCGATCCCGGAAACGAGTCCTACTATCAACAAAATTATGCCGAATACATCGATTCGATAAACCTTGCCGATCTTTCTGACGATGAAGCAGAAGCGATCGGCGGGCAGGATGTTATCGTTATGATCTGGCAGAAGAAACCCGCCGAACAGTGGCTGGGATTAAACATCGTGGATTTCTATGCACCTGACTTTTACATGAAGGGCGAGTACACGGCTGCAAAACTTATCGACAAGATCCAGGCGGACCCTGAGAAGTACCGGAATGTGAAGTATGTTATCGAGAACATGCAGTCCGGAGAGCTTGCCAAGGGTGTTGAAGAGGCCCTGAACGATCTCGGAATCGATGCGGAGAGGGTTATCTTTACCAATTTCCCGAAATCGCTCGACGGTGTGGATACCATTCCCGATGTTCTTGAATACAACAAAGGGCTGGTAATGCCTGAAGGTGCCATAGAAGGATCGGTGGATGCGGAAGAGGAGAAGGTAATCGGAACATCGACAGTTGCAAAGACTGCATCGACAACTTCAGCACCGACACAGGCTTCCCCATTGTCACCTGTTCTGGTAATATCCGGGCTCCTGTGTTGTCTTGTTCTCTTCTTCAAAAAATAA
- a CDS encoding ABC transporter ATP-binding protein yields MPVIRTEKIAKEYGDLKAVDEVSLEVEKGSLFGLLGPNGSGKTTMIRMLTGQIKPSSGSAEVLGTDPAKEGIKVRELVGIIPEQETPPSFLTAGEYLSFVAKIRKIEGKELEEKSDWWFDYLDFADKKDVLCKDLSRGTRQKLMFAQAFLHEPEVALIDEPLINLDPVMQRKVKEFLKDYAASGNTIFLSTHILEIAEEICTEFAILHKGRLLHIGKTDELKEKGVHLDDFFMELVERS; encoded by the coding sequence ATGCCGGTAATAAGAACTGAAAAGATCGCAAAGGAATATGGAGATTTAAAGGCCGTCGACGAGGTCAGCCTGGAAGTCGAAAAGGGCAGTCTTTTCGGGCTCCTGGGGCCGAACGGCTCGGGGAAGACTACTATGATCAGGATGCTCACCGGCCAGATCAAACCTTCATCGGGTTCTGCCGAGGTTCTCGGAACCGACCCGGCAAAGGAAGGCATAAAGGTCAGGGAGCTCGTCGGAATTATTCCCGAACAGGAAACCCCGCCGAGTTTTCTCACTGCCGGCGAATACCTGTCGTTTGTAGCAAAGATCAGAAAGATCGAAGGAAAGGAACTTGAAGAAAAATCGGACTGGTGGTTCGACTATCTCGACTTCGCAGATAAAAAAGATGTCCTCTGCAAAGACCTGTCACGCGGAACAAGACAGAAGCTGATGTTTGCACAGGCTTTCCTTCACGAGCCCGAAGTCGCACTGATCGATGAACCGCTGATAAACCTCGACCCGGTTATGCAGAGGAAAGTGAAAGAGTTCCTGAAAGATTATGCCGCTTCGGGCAACACGATCTTCCTCTCAACCCATATACTTGAGATCGCAGAGGAGATCTGCACCGAATTTGCGATCCTTCACAAGGGCAGGCTCCTCCACATCGGAAAAACGGACGAACTGAAGGAAAAAGGCGTTCATCTCGACGATTTCTTCATGGAACTCGTGGAGCGGAGCTGA
- a CDS encoding formylmethanofuran dehydrogenase subunit E family protein has product MKWHEHCRYMELEREYSVRDLALFHGHLGPYIVLGYRIGRYASEYFGNNPFGMKAKVYCSGKTPQSCLADGVQLGSGCTIGKRNIELEISDDLKCEFESGGKKIVLVPKKFEIPKSSDVDYELIIEEFAEKMYGLEDSELFEVSGI; this is encoded by the coding sequence ATGAAATGGCATGAACATTGCAGGTATATGGAACTGGAGAGGGAGTATTCCGTCAGGGACCTCGCCCTCTTTCACGGCCACCTCGGCCCTTACATCGTCCTGGGATACAGGATCGGGCGATATGCATCAGAATATTTCGGCAATAACCCCTTCGGGATGAAGGCGAAGGTGTACTGTTCCGGGAAAACTCCCCAGAGCTGCCTTGCGGACGGAGTTCAGCTCGGGAGCGGCTGTACAATCGGCAAGAGAAATATCGAACTGGAGATCTCGGACGATCTGAAATGCGAATTTGAATCGGGCGGGAAGAAGATTGTCCTGGTCCCCAAAAAATTTGAGATTCCAAAGTCTTCCGACGTCGATTATGAATTGATCATCGAAGAATTTGCCGAGAAGATGTACGGTCTCGAAGATTCCGAACTGTTCGAAGTCTCCGGGATCTGA